From a single Nicotiana tomentosiformis chromosome 2, ASM39032v3, whole genome shotgun sequence genomic region:
- the LOC104100861 gene encoding peroxidase 55, which translates to MHKFVLLLQPLDGREGKVKEKLKKGQIFKMERRRGLYLLIVATLSIVSGAEGQLVENFYGFTCPNVEFMVQQAVSTKFSQTFVTIPATLRLFFHDCFVEGCDASVLIASPNGDAEKDSSDNISLAGDGFDTVIKAKEAVEAQCPGVVSCADILAIATRDVVVLAGGPAYNVELGRRDGLISKASRVAGKLPEPHFNLNRLTTMFANHNLSQFDMIALSGAHTLGFSHCDRFANRLYSFTSSNPVDPSLDPEYAKQLMQMCPQKVDPSIAINMDPVTPRTFDNEYYKNLVGGKGLFTSDQVLFTDEASQRTVNDFANNAFEFNGAFVTAMRKLGRVGVKTGNQGEIRLDCTRFNS; encoded by the exons ATGCACAAGTTTGTTTTGCTTTTACAGCCACTGGATGGTAGAGAGGGAAAAGTAAAAGAGAAACTAAAAAAgggtcaaattttcaaaatggaGAGAAGGAGGGGTTTGTATTTGTTAATTGTGGCAACCTTAAGTATTGTGAGTGGAGCTGAAGGGCAACTAGTAGAGAACTTCTACGGTTTTACTTGTCCAAATGTGGAATTCATGGTTCAGCAGGCTGTGTCTACAAAGTTCAGCCAGACTTTTGTCACTATTCCAGCAACTCTGCGTCTCTTTTTCCATGATTGCTTTGTTGAG GGATGTGACGCCTCTGTTCTCATAGCTTCACCAAATGGAGACGCGGAAAAAGATTCTTCAGATAATATTTCCCTTGCAGGAGATGGCTTTGACACTGTAATAAAGGCAAAAGAAGCAGTAGAGGCTCAGTGCCCTGGAGTAGTATCATGTGCAGATATTTTAGCCATTGCCACCAGAGATGTTGTAGTGCTG GCAGGAGGCCCTGCATACAATGTAGAATTGGGACGTCGCGATGGGCTCATCTCCAAGGCTTCTCGGGTTGCTGGAAAATTGCCAGAACCTCACTTCAATCTCAATCGACTTACAACTATGTTTGCCAACCACAATCTCAGCCAATTTGACATGATAGCTCTTTCTGGTGCTCACACACTTGGCTTCTCTCACTGTGACCGTTTTGCAAACCGTCTCTACTCGTTTACCTCATCCAATCCCGTTGACCCTTCTTTGGATCCCGAATATGCTAAACAACTAATGCAAATGTGCCCTCAAAAAGTAGATCCTTCCATTGCTATAAACATGGATCCTGTGACTCCGAGAACGTTTGACAATGAGTATTACAAGAATCTGGTTGGAGGAAAGGGTTTGTTCACCTCAGATCAGGTGCTCTTCACTGATGAAGCGTCTCAACGCACTGTTAACGATTTTGCTAATAATGCTTTCGAATTTAATGGAGCTTTTGTCACTGCAATGAGAAAACTCGGAAGGGTTGGTGTCAAAACTGGTAATCAAGGTGAAATAAGACTGGACTGCACCAGGTTCAACTCATGA
- the LOC104100862 gene encoding protein NUCLEAR FUSION DEFECTIVE 4 — protein MVRLKEKLCLFFNNRWLVFVAAMWIQSFAGIGYLFGSISPIIKSSLNYNQRQLSRLGVAKDLGDSVGFLAGTLSEILPLWATLLVGAIQNFIGYGWVWLIVTGRSPTLPLWVMCILIFIGTNGETYFNTAALVSCVQNFPKSRGPVVGILKGFAGLGGAIMTQIYALIHSPDHASLIFMVAVGPAMVVIALMFLIRPVGGHRQVRPSDGFSFSLIYSICIILASYLMGVMLVQDLVDVSHTVTTIFTAILFVLLVIPVVIPISLSFSQATRGPSEEALLSESQKQDPGVSKHNDDQEIIFSEVEDEKPKDVDLLPALERQKRIAQLQTKLAQAAAEGAVRIKRRRGPHRGEDFTLMQALIKADLWIIFFSLLLGSGSGLTVIDNLGQMSQSLGYDNTHVFVSMISIWNFLGRIGGGYFSEIIVRDYAYPRHAAMAVAQVIMAFGHFFFAMGWPGAMYIGTLLVGLGYGAHWAIVPAAASELFGLKNFGALYNFLTVANPAGSLVFSGIIASSIYDSEAAKQAQERHPSQWNGASILSSFLAVEEPLKCEGAICFFLTSLILCGLCIIAACLSMILVYRTKAVYNQLYGKSRT, from the exons ATGGTTCGTTTGAAAGAGAAACTCTGTTTATTCTTCAACAATAGATGGCTCGTATTCGTTGCAGCAATGTGGATTCAGAGTTTTGCTGGAATTGGATATTTATTCGGCAGCATTTCTCCGATCATTAAAAGCTCTCTTAATTATAATCAGAGGCAACTTTCACGTTTGGGTGTGGCTAAGGACTTGGGAGATAGTGTTGGATTTTTGGCTGGAACTTTATCTGAAATCTTGCCGTTATGGGCAACTCTTCTTGTGGGTGCTATTCAGAATTTTATTGGTTATGGCTGGGTTTGGCTCATCGTCACCGGTCGATCTCCTACTCTTCCCTTATGGGTT ATGTGCATTCTTATATTTATAGGTACAAATGGCGAAACCTACTTTAATACAGCCGCACTTGTctcatgtgtgcaaaatttcccTAAAAGTCGCGGTCCTGTTGTGGGAATACTTAAGGGATTCGCtggtttgggtggtgcaattatGACTCAGATATATGCGCTGATCCATTCCCCAGATCATGCTTCACTTATATTTATGGTTGCCGTTGGACCTGCAATGGTGGTTATTGCTCTCATGTTTTTAATCAGGCCTGTTGGTGGCCACAGACAAGTCAGACCTTCTGATGGATTCAGCTTTTCATTAATTTACAGCATTTGCATTATTTTGGCTTCTTACCTGATGGGTGTCATGCTTGTTCAAGACCTTGTTGACGTGAGTCACACCGTCACTACAATCTTCACAGCTATTTTATTCGTTCTATTGGTAATCCCGGTGGTGATTCCCATCTCCTTGAGCTTCTCTCAAGCGACAAGAGGACCATCAGAAGAGGCTCTTCTATCTGAGTCACAAAAACAAGATCCTGGTGTATCTAAACATAATGATGATCAGGAAATTATATTTAGTGAGGTTGAAGATGAGAAGCCTAAGGACGTAGACTTGCTTCCAGCATTAGAAAGGCAAAAAAGAATTGCCCAACTGCAAACAAAACTAGCTCAAGCTGCCGCAGAAGGAGCAGTGAGGATCAAAAGAAGGCGGGGCCCCCATAGAGGGGAGGACTTTACCTTAATGCAGGCTTTGATAAAGGCAGACCTTTGGATTATATTTTTCTCACTACTTTTAGGATCTGGATCTGGTTTGACTGTGATTGATAACTTGGGTCAGATGAGCCAATCTTTAGGATATGATAACACACATGTATTTGTTTCCATGATCAGCATATGGAACTTCCTCGGTCGTATTGGGGGCGGATACTTTTCTGAAATAATTGTAAG GGATTACGCCTACCCAAGACATGCAGCCATGGCTGTTGCCCAAGTTATAATGGCATTTGGGCATTTCTTCTTTGCTATGGGTTGGCCAGGAGCTATGTACATTGGAACTCTTCTGGTCGGGCTCGGTTATGGGGCTCATTGGGCTATTGTGCCAGCTGCTGCTTCTGAATTGTTTGGCTTAAAGAATTTTGGAGCTTTGTACAATTTCCTCACTGTTGCGAACCCAGCTGGTTCATTAGTATTCTCAGGTATTATTGCTAGTAGCATATATGACAGTGAAGCTGCAAAGCAAGCTCAAGAGCGTCATCCCAGCCAATGGAATGGGGCATCTATTTTGTCAAGTTTTCTAGCTGTGGAGGAACCTCTAAAGTGTGAAGGTGCCATATGCTTCTTCTTGACTTCCTTAATACTATGTGGACTCTGCATTATTGCTGCTTGTCTTAGCATGATTCTAGTTTATCGAACAAAGGCTGTATACAATCAGCTTTATGGAAAATCTCGTACATAA